DNA sequence from the Rattus rattus isolate New Zealand chromosome 2, Rrattus_CSIRO_v1, whole genome shotgun sequence genome:
GTCTCCTGCACACTAAAGTGGAAGACCATCCATTCAGGAAACTGTTAGAGTTCACGGTCTTTTTTGGCTTGGGTCTTTTGAAGCAAAGCCAGCAGCAAAATCACCTCTCCGGCATGGCTAAGCTTAGGGCCCTATGTTTGCAGAGAGAAAGCAGCAGGCAGAGCATACATGCAGAGTGGATGGGAATCtgtttggagaagaaaagagatacGTTCAagactgtctgtaattctagtccacgggtggctgaggcaggagaacaggaTAACGATTGGGGTCTAGGCTATCCTGGGTTAAACAGAGAGTGACCCTATCCCCAACCCTCAAATCAAGACCTAAGAGCCGATTCACAGTTCTGAACTCATCTATATCACAGATAGGGAGGTTCTGCTAGCTCACCACTGCACGGCAGTAAGCCAGTCCCATACCCACAATCTACCTCACTGGGTCCTCCTTAGTCCCCAGAACCAGAAATGATATCATGTGTGGAAAATTTGCAGTTCCCACCAATAGCTCCTATTGTTCTAGGCATACGCATTGAgtcccccttttcttccccagccTACAAAAATTCATTCGGGATTCTTTGGGTTATCGCTGctgggattgggggaggggcataAATGAATATTCACCAAGGTTTGTATTTTCTGTCAGTCCTACCTTGAGCTCATTCATAGAGTGGCCCAGAGGAAACCTCTCCCCTCAGCCCTTCCCAACTTCCTCCTCAGTCTCAGGCTAATCCCTAACAATGAGTGTGGAGTAAGTTCTGGAAGACTTAGCTCCCATGGGGTTGACCAACCGGCTTGCTTTACTGGTAGCACTCAGTCTGTAGTCAGGGTGACTATGAGACAAAGGATTTGGGACTAAGATATGCTATTTCCTGTTGTCTGCAGAGAAAACCCAAGTCtgtggggatttttgtttgtttggatttgatTTTTCTTAGGTCCAATATACAGACAATATTCGAGGAAAAGCCGCTGGCAGAAGAGCCTTACTTGCCTTATAAGAGACCTGCCTGCAGAGGGCACTCTACTCCACCACACTACATGCTTCTGGGCACTCAATTGGTTTCATAGAATCTAACAGCATATGAGATAAAGACTTCTTGCCTCCTAGACTTTACAGTTTAGCAGGAAAAGGAGACAACAACAGATGGTCACAAAATTAACAATGGGACAGTTGGAGTGATGGGTCACTAAAGTTTTTTCCTTCTGCAGCCTTTAACTGTTTCAAACTTAACCCCCCAGTCTAATATCCATGGTGTGCCTGCACACCACATGCCTTTGAGCATGTGtgctcaggctagtcttgaactgtGGATTCaggtggtcctcctgcctcagtttcggTTGGGGAGCTAGCTATGGTAGCTGATATCGTATCACAAAGTACTGTGAGTGTTTTTAACAAGCAGTGATCACCCAAAAGGAAGGTGATGTGCGTCCCATGCTTTGAGAAACATCCCTGAATGAATTAAAGGCAGGAGTTCGGTAGTCCAGCTGGGACCAGAAGGGCCTCATTCGCTGACTATAAAACCGGAGAGGCCACCTTGACTTATTCTGTTCTTTGAGTGGCATTACAGCTAAGGAGTCTTGGACTTTGGGCAGATTCAATAGGCCAGAATGCACTTAACTTTCTTTATGGCTGACAAACGTATTTTAATATGGTGGGTTAGTTTCCAGTGAGCAGAGAGGTAGCTCAGATCCCTGGGAACCACAGCACCTAGCCACAAACACAAAGAGCACAAGGCCACAAAGTTCTGACCAGCGTTTAACATAAtctggttttaatttatttttaaattctgtgtatgtgctgggagtggggggggcatgtgcacatgagtgtaggtgccctgAAAGttggccagaagaaggtgtcagatccccctgggacttgagttacaggtagttgtgaattgctcaacatgggtgctggaggcTGGGCCCATGTCAAGAGATCCAAGAATATGCGCTCTTGACCTcggagccatctccctaggccTCATTTAATTCTTATGATGGTACTATGAGTTAGCTATTATTTCTCCTTAGCTTTTTGAGATGAACATGGAAAGAATATTGGGATACCAAGGGCCATATGAACAAAAAGTCACCATCTCACAGTTGGccacctctgtttcctcttcatgACAGAGACCTGGTGATGTCTTTTCTGTATGTCTCTAGAGGCATTCTGTACATATAGAAGTATAATAACGCGTGGTCTACATATGTCTGCATACAATATACAGACATTCTCTCTGTATCTAGAGACTAGTTGATGCTAATATACAACTGGACTTCACTCTCTAACAGTTGCCAGCTGCAGAGTATCCGACTGCTCAGTCACACAAATTCCTATTAATAGATattggtcctgtgtgtgtgtggtgggggaggtatttcatgtagccttggctagcatcaaccttgctgtgtagccaaggaactcccaatcctcctgcctctacttcccaagtggaTTTCCCTGTAAATTACAGACCCTTTACCAGTGTATTTGGTTTATTAAGAGACACTGGGCAGTTTCCTACCTTTGTTGGTGTCTCATACTTTTAATTAAATTGTAAATGGAatggaaaacatatttaaattttaaggtATCACAGCTCATTATTgagattaatatttatttatttatttatttatttattggcttttctgaaacagggtttctctgtgtaacaaccttggctgtcctggaattttctttgtagacctggctggcctcaaactcacacagacctgactgtctctgcctcccaagtgctgggattaaaggtatgtgccaccatgcccgtgGAGATtaatctttgactgttgtatgtAAACTTTATTTATGTGAACCAGCTGGTTTAGTTACTTAGAAGAGCATGGCCGAGGTTTTATTCACATGGGCATGAACTATTGGCCATACCACTGAACAAAATGTCTCtccccagcaaccattaactTTAAGCCTACAGAGTCTCAGGGAAAGGTAGGCTTCAGgagtttttaatagaaaattatgCCCCCCCCCAAAGTTCTAACTTGATAACCCAAGATGATATGCAGTAACCCTCCTGCCCTCAGCCTTGTGAGTGCTGTGGTTAGAGGCCTGGCTTTCTGTAAAAATtgaagttggggatttagctcagtgttaggcgcttgcctagcaagcgcaaggccctgggttcggtccccagctcaaaaaaaaaaaaaaaaaattgaagttggTCAGGCATAGTAGTGCATGCCTTCAACTGCAAcacttgaaggcagaggcaggcaaaccgttgtgagttcaaggccagtttagtGTACATTAAAACTTCCAGGCCAGCTAATTACATGgggaaacccagtctcaaaaattaaactaaaatagtTTATGCAGGTATTTTTGCTAGGTATTTACTGCTTGTGATTACAACGACCTGGATTAGATTACATGAGATGTTTTGCTGAATGGACAAGTGAATGACGCCTCTGATCTGTCCCGATAAGAAATAAGTGCTTTCCATCATGTCATAATGAACACCTTCCCAGGACGCAGGCTTAAGCAGAAAGTGTATGCATGAGATTTAGAGGTTTGAGCAATCCCAGTCCAGTTGCTCAGAATCCCTTATGGAGTGCGAGTGGCAacaccgttttttttttttttttaaggttgaaTCTTCGCTCATTTCCACGAGTGGATTAAATCTGGATATTTCCCAGGCACTCAACAAACACTAGTTACCGTCAGACTATGTCATTACTGAATGAATAGAGAAGGCCTGCCAGGCAGCCCCTACAGGTCGTGATTCTGCGCCTCCCATCTCCGGGACCGGTCTGGAGCCGAGAGGAACACGGGGAGCCGCGTCCTCACGTTCCGGCTCCCCGGAATCCACATGGGCGGGAGCTAGTAGGTGTGTCCACCTCCTTTGGGCGGGAGTCGCGCCTGTTACCTGTGACAGGACTCCCGACAAGGGACAGCGAGCTCTGCGGCACCCCGGAGCTCCTGTGTAGACGAACAAACCTAGAGGGGACTTGGGAAGCTACGTTTGAAAACGATGTGGGAGGATCCCACCAACAGAACGGTTAGTCCCGCAGCCCGGTACCTGGCGGATTGACCCCGGCAACCAGAGCGAGCGCGTGTGCACGGTAGCTCGCGTGTGTGCACGGTAGCTCGCGTGTGTGCACGGTAGCTCGCGTGTGCGCACGGTAGCTCGCGCACGCGTTCCAAAAGGGGGTGGGAAAAGAAGTCCTCCGACTCCCGCCCCAGggggacccccacccccagcaatcCTGGCCGGAGTCCGCTAGAGAACGCGCGTGCGCGAGGGCGCGCCGCCGCCGTCCCGCTCCGCCCAGCGCTGAAGGGGGTCTAGCGCACGGCTCCGGTCTTCTCGCCCCTCCCCAGGCTCGCAGGCTCGGAGTAGTAGACTCCCGCCCTGCGGAGAGGGACAGTGAAAGGTTCCCTGAGCAGAGGGAGAAGGCGGACGTGGCTAGGAGAAAGGAGAAACCGGTCAAACAGGGTGAAGAGCCAGGATCCCCGGCTGGAGCCGACACAAGACACGCCTCCCTGCCTCACACCCCTCGGGGCTGCGGAAGTCCTCTGGAGACTGGCGCTGCACCGAAGCGACCAGTAAACTACGATTCCCAGAAGGTGGTGCGGTGGCGTGCCTACGATTCCCGGCAGGCCCCGCGCGCCAGGCTCTCTTCAGTGCGCTGCTTCTTAGGGAGAAACTACAGTTCCCACGAGGCCTCGCGCGAAGCGGCTTGGAAGTGGGCAGCCTGGAAGTCACTCGGGCCACTGGAGCTGGCGGCGTCTCTAGCGAGCCGCGCTGTGCTGAACGCCGCGGTCGAGGAGCCCGCGGGGCGTGCAGCCGGGACGCCCAGGTACGTGGCTCCTGATGCAGGAGCAGTCTCGGGCAAGGGTGGTGGTGATTTGGTAGCTGCTCGGACCCCGAGGGTCAGCGCAGGCGGGGTGACCAGGCGGACGGCCGGGTGTGGGCATCGGCTGTGGGGGGCGGCAGCGCGGGGACTCACGCCCTCTGTACCCGGCGGGACTCGTGCCCGCATGGCTCAACTTTCCAGACGTGCAACCTGGCACGGTGGGGAAGAGCTTAGAGTCCGGGAGACGTGGGTGCACgtcccagctctgccactctggAGCTGCGGTCTGGGAAAACCGCGCCGAACCTCGTTTTTGCCTTCGGTAAAACCGGGAAGGAGGAATTGTCCTTTGCTGGTGATTGTTCTGAGGTGTTGAGATCTGGTGAATAAGGCGTTTCACATTGAAGATACTTATTACGGGTTCGCATTATTGTTGGTTCCTGGAGGAATGAGGTGAAGGTACTATAGATTGCCAATTAGTTGACCGTGTGCATGTAAAGACCTGAGTCCATAGTTAACACTCAATGCAGAGTAGCTGCTGTTAACTGCGATCATTTTGATAAGAGCTTGTGCTTGTGAAGCAGAGAGACTCACGTTCAATTTTAGGTTTTGCCATGCACCAgcaagctgtgtgaccttgggctacTACCTTTACCCCTCTGTGCCTTAGTTTCCCTTTCTATGCCTAAATATAAAGTGGAGATTTCAATGGAAGCCACCTCATCGAATTGTTTGGAAGATGTATAAGAGCACCCCGTGTCAAGTGCTTAGAACAAACGTTGGCACACAGTAGTCGGTAAATGCTGTCATTTATTCAGCGTTTCTGGGGAGCTTAGAGACCCTCTCTGAGCAGGGTTCTGACTGTAGCCTTGGTCTGCCCACTGGGCCAGATTCAACACTGAGTCCAATTGGCTTTCCCTTCTGCCAGACTTAGGTTTCCCGTTTATAAAAACGGGACAATAGCAGTATTACCTTGGTCAGGGTGTGCTGATTTGCTGAGCACCAGGCTGAGCTATCCTTCACTGAGTAGCAGCTCGTATGTATTATGATTGTTCTTCAGTGTTCTCCATCTGGCCCAGAGGCTGCCTGACTGTGGGCTGTGACATGACAGCCCTGAGCTCCCCCACACTTTTGCTCCCAGCCTCAGTGTCCCATCTGCGAAATGGTAGTCATAGGACTTCTACGCCAGGATTGTTCTGACTCGGGGAGATAGTTGGTGCTTAAGCACAGGGCCCCAAGCACTTGATGAATGTACCCCTCTTTTTTTCTGCAGTAAgccatttctgattctgtttgtACCTATAGGGCAGAGTGCAAGGTTAAGTGTCCCCCATCCTTAAAAGTTTACTCAGCAAAGgttaaatcattttaatatgaaCGCGTTTTAGTATAAGGACCCAAAGAGGCACTGCTGACCTGCAGTTGCCATCAGCAACTCTTGTGCATGCCCTTCTCCTCTAAGGCAGTATATTTCACTCCAGTTCGgtatttattgttgttgtcgtcgtcgtcgtcgtcgtcgtcgtcgtcgtcgtcgtcgtcgtcgtcatcatcatcatcatcatcatcatcatcatcatcatcatcatcatatacTGAGGATGGAGTccagggcttcatacatgttAAACACTTACTCTACAGCTGACATAAACCCTAGACCCCATTGTGGCTCTGGACTCTGCATCTCAAAGACACTATCTCCCTCACCTCCAGTTCTAGACATGGAACTTCTATTTCCTTGATGTCCCCTGACGGACGTTGGGCACTGTACACTCAGCTTGCCCCATCCGAacacttcctcctctttctcctccttgacTCAGTAGTCGCCATCACGGCACATCAGCTAACTGTGACCAGGTTGCCCAAGGCAGTAACTCAAAAGTCTTCTCAAATCCAGTTGATCCGAGAGGAGGGCGGAGCTGTCCTGTTACAGAAGCAGCACATCATTGAACCCAAGCTGGAGGTTTCCCCATCCCCTGAAGGTGGccttttctgtctgtttcaagacagggtctcaagtaacCTAGGTTGCCCTATGTTCActaggtagccaaggataactttgaacttctcatccttGTGTCTGCAACTCCTGGGATTTCAGGCGTGAACCTAGCTGTGGAGAGAGGCTTTCCCGACAAGGTCCGGTTGTTTCTTTTAGGCCAGCACGCATGCACATGggatatacatgtgtatatgtgctccATATGCTCCAGAGAAGACAATGGGAATTTGGCCAGACTGCTGTGGCTACAGATGTGTCAGGGAGGCCTGGCTTTCAGGCGACTCATTTCTGTGGTCTTTAACCTGCCAAAGACAAGCTGGTTAATAATTGCTTTCTGAAAAGCTGCACTCTCAGTGCATGAGAATATCCGGTGTGGGAAGgcaacacacgcacacgcgtgcgtgcacccaccaccaccaccaccacaccagggcAGAGGTTGGAAAGGATTGTGCCGGGTCTCTGTGAGGTTTACCCTGTGGCAGGGTAAACCTGTGCTTGCAATTTTATTCGAGGTGGGCAAACTGGTCTTAATCAAATTAATGATGCCATCacatttaagttttttgtttgctttttgttggtttttgtttttcaatctgTAGTATTAAGGCACTGACTTAAAACAGATCCTGGGCTATCTCCCTTGTAGTGACAACAGCAAATGGTTTTTAAACCTTTCGGGGAAAATGGTCTAAGAGTTAACGGTGAGCCTGGCGTTCAGATGTTGCAGTTGTTAGGCGGTAAATCAAGAATGGAATGTGCCGTGATCGCTGATCTTTTCTGCTGTGAAACGTATTTGCCTGTGTTTTTCAGGCTTAGGCTTAATATCTTGCGAAGGCTAAATTAAATGtacttacattttaataaaagagtACAATATCAttttctctggtttttgttttcagctACTAGAATGAGAGGGAATCTGTATGCTAATTTTTTTAAGGCTTGTTGTGGccatagtctgtctgtctgtctctccctccttctgtgtgtatgtgtggttgaaTTTATGCAAAATGACTGTGCTGTCGTACACTTGGCAGTAGAGCTGGCCAGGaggatcaaggctagcctgtgctatatgagatgccctgtctcaaaaaccagagtATTCAAGGCAGATAAGCTCACCGTAACATGCCAAGCACTACAGAGGTATAGAAAGAAAGCAGTGAGTACCGCCTTCCACACCAGTCTAAACCCTTGTGATAACCGCTCTTCTAGACCAAGGGTAATAAGTGTCTAGTGTCAGCTTTTGGAGCACCAAAGAGAACAAAATGGAGATGCCCTTGGCCTTGGTAATTTGGctgtatgcttctgtgtgtgtgtgtgtgtgtgtgtgtgtgtgtgtgtgtgtgtgtgtgtgtgttacgtcTGTCTATCGATGTGTGCTTATATcaactgttttcttcttcttcctcctcctcctaccccttccttaaaaaggaaagctCAGGGACCAAGCTCCTGTTCGTgtgctgagacagggtctcatgcactCCCTTGGGTATGGCACATGTTCTCCTGGGCTTCCGTTTCTGGATCTGAACATCAGAATGGTACCAGGACCTTCCTTTGGGGTAGCTGTTGAGAGAAAAAGTGTATCGGACTTTTAAGGGCAGGGTCCATTGTGGCTGCTTTAAGGTCTTTGAAATCCAAAGTTCCTCACAGCGGGAGCTACCCTGGCCATCGGAGATAACAGGAAAAAATACAGGGGAGTTATAAGGCAGGTACCAGCTTGGAAATGTCTGGCTTTGGGATGAGAGGCTTAACTGCTTggaatgaagagaaaaatctgCCCAGAAAAGGAGGAGTCCACCACAGCAGGTGTGGGGCTGGGGACTCATGGGGGAGCACCAGTAGGGAGTACCAGTCCTCATATTTGCAAGAACTGGGAAATACTTGAAAGGGGGCATAGATGGCAGCTCTGGATTAAAATCCCGTATAACCACTAACATATGAGATACTCGTGGAGCTTTTCCTTCTATGAAATGTTGACCATCTCGACTTCTGCCTCTATCTCAGTGGTTGGTGGAGATTGAATGAGGTGTCTATAAGATCCTGGCCTGCTGGGCTGCCGTCAGCTCTGGGTCAGGCCCGAGTGACTGTTTTTATCTTACGAAGTTGACCAGTTTTACTGGGCATCTTCCATGTGCCAGGGTTTTTTCTAGGTACTGGAGGATTTGACATTGCATGAGCCAGGCAGGGTTTATTCtcagtttttttctcttgcactgtagcccaggctggccttgaactctagggcttctgttcctcctcccaaGTTCTGTGATTACAGACTCAGGTCTGGCTCAGATAAGATCCTTGCTCTCTTAGGGCTTGCAGACTACCTGGGGAGACGGGGCAGTAAAACCAGGTAGTTTCAGGGTTTTGTTCGTTTGATtagaagttaaaaaaacaaaccagttcATGCTACTTTCAGATGGTTTTACGTCAGGGAGAAATGGCAGGGTAAACGGCCAGAATGGCTGGTGGGGAGGGCTGAGTGGTAGGGAGGGGGTGATTGATATAGCCTGGGTGATCAGGAATGGCCTCCCGAGCTGAGGGAGGGAAAGGCATGTGAGGTAAAACCTGAATGAGCAAGGGCATCACCTATGCCAGGAGTTGGAGGTGGGGGGACCTTGAGGGGCAGTTCCAGGCAGAGGGAACATCAAGTGCAGAGCCAGGAGCTTAGAATGAACTTGCCACAGAGGCAATGTTGTTGTCACTGGATGGAATAGGGTGGATTTCTGTTTTCCGAGCTCACACTTCTTGAAAGCTTGTAAAGTAATAATAATCAGAGTTGCTAACATTTAAGCAGCGTGGACTTGCGGCCAGGTGCTTGGCTAAGTGCTCTGCACGTCCTCAGTTAACAGTGCCAGTAGTCTGATGACATAACTAACTTCATTGAACTCATTTTACAAAAGAGATCACTGAAGCCCGGTGGtgggtggtggcccatgcctttcatcctagtgcttgggaggcagaggcaggtggatctccatgagttcaaggccagcctggtccacagagtgggttccaggacagccagggctacactgtctggaaaaaaaacaaagcaaacaaaacccccaaaccaatgAGATCCCTGTAGACTGATACTCTTCACTGCAGGTCCTCTTTAGGAGGCAAAGGCCAGTGGGGGAAGTGGGCACAGCATTTCTTTTTCGGGTTATTTGATAGGCAAAGCATTGGGAGCTGTATTTAGTACCTCATTCACACAATAGGGAAACAGTACGGGATGCTGTGGCATAATGGCCACTGTCAGAGATGCTCTAGGTTGGGCATGGGGCAGAGCTTTtgcagagtccagagcagagagaaaaggaagtagaCTAATCAGAACAGAgcagagcgagagagcgagagggagagagggagggaggcgtGAGAATGGCAAGACAGCAAGAGATAGAGTGAGAGTTTGTGGGGTAGAGAAATCAGCGTGGGTTGTAAGGAAGGGTCAGGATACTAGTGTGTACTTGGATGTACTTGTGATACTGAGGGAGCCTGGAAACCAGCCTGGGCCTCGATATGCTGATGGGAGCCGAAGGTATCCATAGTCCCTTTCGCCAGAGGTAAGGGAAATGACTTCTTTTGACCCATGGGAACCggtttcacaagttcctgaggaatgctggcttttatctaaccaCCAGAAATCCTTCTCTCCCCCGGCTTGAGTTTATTTCTAGATATACAGACGACCTGAGACCTGAGAGGGGGCAAGATGGAGAGAGCTACACCTCCCAGCCAAACAGAGCAGGTGGATTCCGAGTTTGTTATGTTGCCAAGGTGATCCACGCTCACCTCCTGGCAATGCCTGGTGTGTAAAACATGCGCTGTGACACTATTGACTGAATTGACCATACGAGGGAGCACTATTCTGGGAGCTCTGTTGGGTAAGAGCTTTGATTCCTTGGTCCACTCATGGGATAGTGAGGTCACTATTTATtatctggggaaactgaggttcagagaagCTAGAGTCACCAAGTGACTCTTCTAGAGCCTGTGCTACCTGTGGTCTGTCCGTGAAATGACAGACATGCAGATGTCCCAGCCTCTTCATCCAGTGCACCTCCTATGGGGAACTCCTGCAGCAGCTT
Encoded proteins:
- the LOC116893376 gene encoding uncharacterized protein LOC116893376; translation: MWEDPTNRTLAHAFQKGVGKEVLRLPPQGDPHPQQSWPESARERACARARRRRPAPPSAEGGLAHGSGLLAPPQARRLGVVDSRPAERDSERFPEQREKADVARRKEKPVKQGEEPGSPAGADTRHASLPHTPRGCGSPLETGAAPKRPVNYDSQKVVRWRAYDSRQAPRARLSSVRCFLGRNYSSHEASREAAWKWAAWKSLGPLELAASLASRAVLNAAVEEPAGRAAGTPRNSITFDPGL